In Rhizobium lusitanum, a genomic segment contains:
- the purU gene encoding formyltetrahydrofolate deformylase, producing MTNYVLTVSCHSTRGIVAAIANYLADQGCNIVDSSQFDDLDTGKFFMRVSFVSEEGIGQEALVEGFKPIAQKFEMEAEIHDTQKRMKVLLMVSRFGHCLNDLLYRWKIGALPIDIVGVVSNHFEYQKVVVNHDIPFHHIPVTKANKPQAEARIMDVVEQTGTELIVLARYMQILSDSMCQKMSGRIINIHHSFLPSFKGANPYKQAYERGVKLIGATAHYVTADLDEGPIIEQDTARITHAQSADDYVSIGRDVESQVLARAIHAHIHYRTFLNGNRTIVFPASPGSYASERMG from the coding sequence ATGACGAACTATGTATTGACGGTATCGTGCCACTCGACGCGGGGGATTGTAGCTGCGATTGCCAATTATCTGGCGGACCAGGGCTGCAACATCGTCGATAGTTCTCAGTTCGACGATCTCGATACCGGCAAGTTCTTCATGCGCGTCAGTTTTGTGTCCGAAGAGGGCATCGGCCAGGAGGCGCTGGTTGAGGGCTTCAAGCCGATCGCTCAGAAATTCGAGATGGAGGCCGAGATCCACGATACCCAGAAGCGCATGAAGGTGCTGCTGATGGTTTCGCGCTTCGGTCATTGTCTCAACGACCTGCTTTACCGCTGGAAGATCGGGGCGCTGCCGATCGACATCGTCGGTGTCGTCTCCAATCACTTTGAATACCAGAAGGTGGTGGTCAACCACGACATCCCCTTCCACCATATTCCGGTGACCAAGGCCAACAAGCCGCAGGCGGAAGCCCGCATCATGGATGTGGTCGAACAGACCGGCACGGAGCTGATCGTGCTGGCCCGCTACATGCAGATCCTGTCTGACTCGATGTGCCAAAAGATGTCCGGGCGGATCATCAACATCCACCATTCCTTCCTGCCGTCCTTCAAGGGCGCCAATCCCTACAAGCAGGCCTATGAGCGCGGTGTGAAGCTGATTGGGGCGACGGCGCATTATGTAACGGCGGATCTGGACGAAGGCCCGATCATCGAGCAGGACACGGCGCGCATCACGCATGCGCAGTCGGCGGACGATTACGTCTCGATCGGCCGGGATGTGGAGAGCCAGGTGCTGGCGCGCGCCATCCATGCGCATATCCATTACCGCACCTTCCTCAACGGCAACCGCACCATCGTCTTCCCGGCAAGCCCGGGAAGCTATGCATCCGAGAGGATGGGGTAA
- a CDS encoding sarcosine oxidase subunit delta → MASLITCPHCGQRPKEEFTIKGDASLTRPAPDAGADVWYDYVYLRDNPRGHHKEYWHHSSGCRRWLIVERDTVTHTVHEVSDAALTKLGGRA, encoded by the coding sequence ATGGCAAGCCTGATTACCTGCCCTCACTGTGGCCAGCGTCCCAAGGAGGAGTTTACCATCAAGGGCGATGCGAGCCTCACGCGCCCTGCCCCCGATGCCGGCGCGGATGTCTGGTACGACTATGTCTATCTGCGCGATAACCCACGGGGTCATCATAAGGAATATTGGCATCACTCGTCCGGCTGCCGCCGCTGGCTGATCGTCGAGCGGGATACCGTCACCCATACCGTTCATGAGGTGAGCGACGCAGCGCTCACCAAGCTCGGAGGCCGGGCATGA
- the folD gene encoding bifunctional methylenetetrahydrofolate dehydrogenase/methenyltetrahydrofolate cyclohydrolase FolD, whose amino-acid sequence MAAMTGATVIDGKQVAASVIEAVKTATSALETETGAKAGLAVVIVGDDPASHSYVTSKSRMAKECGFTSIQHTLPAETTQEELAKLVQSLNEDASIHGILVQLPLPKHLNSEPIIQSIRPEKDVDGLHVVNAGKLATGDLATGLISCTPAGAMLLVRRVHGEDLSGLNAVVIGRSNLFGKPMAQLLLNANATVTVAHSRTKDLPTVARTADILVAAVGQPQMVKADWIKPGATVIDVGINRIAAPERGEGKTRLVGDVAFTEASDVAAVITPVPGGVGPMTIAMLMANTVIAAHRAAGKTAPKF is encoded by the coding sequence ATGGCTGCGATGACTGGGGCAACCGTGATCGACGGCAAGCAGGTGGCGGCTTCGGTGATCGAGGCGGTGAAGACGGCAACGTCTGCGCTGGAGACGGAGACGGGCGCGAAGGCCGGCCTTGCGGTGGTGATTGTCGGTGATGATCCGGCCAGCCACAGCTATGTGACCTCGAAGAGCAGGATGGCCAAGGAGTGCGGCTTCACGTCCATCCAGCACACGCTGCCGGCTGAGACGACGCAGGAAGAGCTGGCAAAGCTGGTGCAGTCGCTGAATGAAGACGCCTCGATCCACGGCATCCTGGTGCAGCTTCCGCTGCCCAAACACCTGAATTCGGAGCCGATCATCCAGTCGATCCGGCCGGAGAAGGATGTCGATGGTCTGCATGTGGTCAATGCCGGCAAGCTTGCCACTGGCGATCTGGCAACGGGATTGATCTCCTGCACGCCGGCTGGCGCTATGCTTCTGGTGCGCCGCGTCCACGGCGAGGACCTGTCGGGGCTGAATGCCGTTGTGATCGGCCGCTCCAACCTGTTCGGCAAGCCGATGGCGCAATTGCTGCTGAATGCCAATGCGACGGTAACGGTGGCGCATTCGCGCACCAAGGATCTACCAACCGTTGCTCGCACGGCCGATATTCTAGTGGCGGCCGTTGGTCAGCCGCAGATGGTGAAGGCCGACTGGATCAAGCCGGGCGCCACTGTCATCGACGTCGGCATCAACCGGATTGCGGCACCTGAGCGCGGCGAGGGCAAGACGAGGCTGGTCGGTGATGTCGCCTTTACTGAAGCCTCCGATGTTGCCGCTGTGATCACGCCGGTTCCCGGCGGTGTTGGGCCGATGACCATCGCCATGCTGATGGCCAATACCGTCATCGCCGCTCATCGTGCCGCGGGTAAGACGGCGCCGAAGTTCTGA
- the glnT gene encoding type III glutamate--ammonia ligase, with protein sequence MTLDLAAFAKDKGIKYFMISYTDLFSGQRAKLVPAQAIAAMQEEGAGFAGFATWLDMTPAHPDLFAVPDPSSVIQLPWKKEVAWVAADLWMDGKLVAQAPRNVLKKLVKSAEAEGMRVKTGVEAEFFLITADGTKISDEYDTAEKPCYDQQAVMRRYDVIAEICDYMLELGWGAYQNDHEDANGQFEMNWEFDDALKTADKHSFFKFMVKSIAEKHGLRATFMPKPFKGLTGNGCHCHISVWSNDGKTNVFADREAEFGLSAQGKYFLGGIMKHASSLAAITNPTVNSYKRINAPRTTSGATWSPNTVTWTGNNRTHMVRVPGPGRFELRLPDGAVNPYLLQAIIIAAGLDGIRNKADPGPHHDIDMYAEGHLVKDAPRLPLNLLDALRAYDEDEGLKEAIGSEFSAAYLKLKHQEWNSYCSHFTQWERDSTLDI encoded by the coding sequence ATGACACTGGACCTTGCTGCTTTTGCCAAAGACAAAGGCATCAAATACTTCATGATCAGCTATACGGATCTTTTCTCCGGTCAGCGCGCCAAGCTGGTGCCGGCGCAGGCGATTGCCGCGATGCAGGAAGAGGGCGCCGGCTTTGCCGGTTTCGCCACCTGGCTCGACATGACGCCCGCCCATCCGGACCTGTTTGCCGTGCCGGATCCATCCTCCGTCATCCAGCTTCCCTGGAAGAAAGAGGTTGCCTGGGTTGCTGCCGATTTGTGGATGGATGGCAAACTTGTTGCCCAGGCGCCGCGCAACGTGCTGAAAAAGCTCGTGAAGTCGGCTGAGGCCGAAGGCATGCGGGTCAAGACCGGCGTTGAGGCCGAATTCTTCCTGATCACCGCTGACGGCACGAAGATCTCGGACGAATACGACACCGCCGAAAAGCCCTGCTACGACCAGCAGGCCGTCATGCGCCGCTACGATGTGATTGCTGAAATCTGCGACTACATGCTGGAACTCGGCTGGGGCGCCTATCAGAACGACCACGAGGATGCCAACGGCCAGTTCGAGATGAACTGGGAATTCGACGACGCGCTGAAGACGGCTGACAAGCATTCCTTCTTCAAGTTCATGGTCAAGTCGATTGCCGAAAAGCACGGGTTGCGGGCGACGTTCATGCCGAAGCCCTTCAAGGGCCTGACCGGCAATGGCTGCCATTGCCATATCTCGGTGTGGAGCAATGACGGCAAGACCAACGTCTTCGCCGACAGGGAAGCGGAATTCGGTCTCTCGGCGCAAGGCAAGTACTTCCTCGGCGGCATCATGAAGCATGCCTCGTCGCTGGCAGCGATCACCAATCCGACGGTCAACTCCTACAAGCGTATCAACGCGCCGCGCACCACTTCGGGTGCCACCTGGTCGCCGAACACGGTGACCTGGACCGGCAACAACCGCACCCATATGGTGCGCGTGCCCGGTCCCGGCCGCTTCGAACTGCGCCTGCCGGACGGTGCCGTCAATCCCTATCTGCTGCAGGCGATCATCATCGCCGCTGGCCTAGACGGCATCCGCAACAAGGCCGATCCCGGCCCGCATCATGACATCGACATGTATGCCGAGGGTCATCTGGTCAAGGATGCGCCGCGTCTGCCGCTCAACCTGCTCGATGCACTCCGGGCCTATGACGAGGATGAGGGCCTGAAGGAGGCGATCGGCTCGGAATTCTCCGCCGCTTACCTGAAGCTCAAGCATCAGGAATGGAATTCCTACTGCTCGCACTTCACGCAGTGGGAACGCGACAGCACACTCGATATCTGA
- a CDS encoding GlxA family transcriptional regulator, producing the protein MSSIDAKNVQHIGFILIPGFALMSYASATEPLRAANLLAGREIYRLSSFSPDGEPALSSGGVSVPADLLPGRGSGLGTVFVCAGGSPRDWHYPAVFACLRQLAREGVRIGGISGGPYLLAEAGLLAERDFTIHWEHAPTLLEAFPALSPRQARFVVDGNRITCGGGIAPLDMMHVLISERMGPDFARRVSDWYLHTEVGEPTAPQRGSLAERYGVHHPGLLSVLEKMEETIEMPLGRTAMARIAGVTPRHLDRLFAAHLGATFLDQYRRIRLQHARRLLEQSPLSISEIAIATGFSSGAHFSRVYRSAYGAAPSNIRKS; encoded by the coding sequence ATGTCATCGATTGATGCGAAAAACGTCCAGCACATCGGCTTCATCCTGATCCCGGGATTTGCCCTGATGTCCTATGCTTCGGCGACCGAACCGCTGCGCGCCGCCAATCTGTTGGCGGGGCGGGAGATCTATCGTCTCTCAAGCTTCTCGCCGGATGGCGAGCCGGCTCTGTCCTCCGGCGGCGTGTCGGTGCCGGCCGATCTGCTTCCAGGCCGTGGCTCCGGGCTCGGTACTGTCTTCGTCTGTGCCGGCGGTTCGCCGCGCGACTGGCATTATCCGGCCGTGTTCGCCTGTCTCAGGCAATTGGCGCGCGAGGGCGTGCGTATCGGCGGCATCTCAGGCGGCCCCTATCTGCTGGCCGAAGCCGGGCTGCTTGCCGAGCGCGACTTCACCATCCATTGGGAGCATGCGCCGACGCTGCTCGAAGCCTTTCCCGCGCTTTCACCCCGCCAGGCCCGCTTCGTCGTCGACGGCAATCGCATCACCTGCGGCGGCGGTATCGCGCCTCTCGACATGATGCATGTGCTGATTTCCGAGCGCATGGGACCGGATTTCGCTCGCCGCGTCAGTGACTGGTATCTACATACGGAGGTCGGCGAACCCACAGCGCCACAGCGCGGCTCGCTTGCCGAGCGCTACGGGGTTCATCATCCGGGCCTCCTCAGTGTGCTGGAGAAAATGGAGGAGACGATCGAGATGCCGCTGGGTCGCACCGCGATGGCCAGGATCGCCGGCGTCACGCCGCGCCATCTCGACCGGCTGTTTGCCGCGCATCTCGGCGCCACCTTTCTTGATCAATATCGCCGGATCAGGCTTCAGCACGCTCGGCGACTGTTGGAACAGAGCCCGCTTTCGATCTCCGAAATCGCCATCGCCACCGGCTTTTCAAGCGGCGCGCATTTCTCCCGCGTCTATCGCAGCGCCTATGGCGCCGCACCCAGCAATATTCGTAAGTCCTGA
- a CDS encoding helix-turn-helix domain-containing protein produces MKTKPEKTSTDEHPHGARPALLQDPHAVREPKVNNLEMAIGHEVRAYRKKLGITVTDLAASTGISLGMLSKIENGNISPSLTTLQSLSRALGVPLTAFFRRYEEPRNAVFVKAGEGIELERRGTRAGHQYNLLGHIDNNSSGVIVEPYLITLTTNSDVFPTFQHEGMEFLYMLEGEVVYRHGDQLFQMQPGDSLFFDADAPHGPEVLVKLPSRYLSIISYPQRGKSD; encoded by the coding sequence ATGAAGACGAAGCCGGAGAAGACATCGACTGACGAGCATCCCCACGGCGCGCGGCCGGCCTTGTTGCAGGACCCGCATGCGGTTCGCGAGCCGAAGGTAAACAATCTCGAAATGGCGATTGGCCATGAGGTGCGCGCCTATCGCAAGAAGCTCGGCATCACGGTGACCGACCTTGCGGCCTCGACCGGGATCTCGCTCGGCATGCTGTCGAAGATCGAGAACGGCAATATCTCGCCGTCGCTGACGACGCTGCAATCGCTCTCTCGTGCGCTCGGCGTGCCGCTGACGGCCTTCTTCCGGCGCTACGAGGAGCCGCGCAACGCCGTCTTCGTCAAAGCCGGGGAAGGCATCGAGCTTGAACGACGCGGCACGCGCGCCGGTCATCAATATAATCTGCTCGGCCACATCGACAATAATTCGAGCGGCGTCATCGTCGAGCCCTATCTCATCACGCTGACAACCAATTCCGACGTCTTTCCGACCTTCCAGCACGAGGGCATGGAGTTTCTCTATATGCTCGAAGGCGAGGTGGTCTATCGCCACGGCGACCAGCTTTTCCAGATGCAGCCGGGCGATAGCCTGTTCTTCGACGCCGATGCGCCGCATGGGCCGGAAGTGCTGGTGAAACTGCCCAGCCGTTATCTCTCGATCATCAGCTATCCACAGCGCGGCAAGAGTGACTGA
- a CDS encoding sarcosine oxidase subunit beta family protein, with the protein MRYSALSIFLNGLRGNAGWAPAWRQPEPKPHYDVIIVGGGGHGLATAYYLAKTFGITNVAVLEKGYLGSGNIGRNTTIIRSNYLLQGNNPFYELSMKLWEGLEQDFNFNAMVSQRGVLNLFHSDAQRDAYTRRGNAMRLHGVDAEFLDKAAVRRKLPFLDFDNARFPIMGGLFQPRGGTVRHDAVAWGYARGADSHGVDIITGCEVTGIRSENGRVTGVETTKGFIGCGKLALAAAGNSTVVADMAGLRLPIESHVLQAFVSEGLKPFIDTVVTFGAGHFYVSQSDKGGLVFGGDIDGYNSYAQRGNLATVEHVAEAGVALIPSLTRVRYLRSWGGVMDMSMDGSPIIDRTHIDNLYLNAGWCYGGFKATPASGYCYAHLIARNEPHETARELRLDRFRRGYQLDEKGVGAQPNLH; encoded by the coding sequence ATGCGCTATTCCGCTTTATCCATTTTCCTCAACGGCCTTCGCGGCAATGCCGGCTGGGCTCCTGCCTGGCGTCAGCCCGAACCGAAGCCGCATTATGATGTCATCATCGTCGGAGGTGGCGGCCACGGACTGGCGACGGCCTATTATCTCGCCAAGACCTTCGGCATCACCAATGTCGCCGTGCTGGAAAAGGGCTATCTCGGCTCTGGCAATATCGGCCGCAACACGACGATCATCCGTTCGAACTACCTGCTACAAGGCAATAACCCCTTCTACGAGCTGTCGATGAAGCTGTGGGAAGGGCTGGAGCAGGATTTCAATTTCAACGCCATGGTCTCGCAGCGCGGCGTACTCAATCTCTTTCATTCCGATGCGCAGCGCGACGCCTATACACGGCGCGGCAACGCCATGCGTCTGCATGGTGTCGATGCCGAGTTCCTCGACAAGGCGGCGGTGCGCCGGAAGCTCCCCTTCCTCGACTTTGACAATGCCCGCTTTCCCATTATGGGTGGACTGTTCCAGCCGCGCGGCGGCACTGTGCGCCACGATGCGGTCGCCTGGGGCTATGCGCGTGGCGCCGACAGCCACGGCGTCGACATCATCACCGGTTGTGAAGTGACCGGCATCCGCTCCGAAAACGGCCGCGTGACCGGCGTCGAAACCACCAAGGGCTTCATCGGCTGCGGCAAGCTGGCGCTGGCGGCCGCCGGCAATTCCACTGTCGTCGCCGATATGGCTGGCCTTCGCCTGCCGATCGAAAGCCATGTGCTGCAGGCCTTCGTCTCCGAGGGGCTGAAGCCTTTCATCGATACGGTCGTCACCTTCGGCGCCGGCCATTTCTATGTCTCGCAGTCGGATAAGGGCGGCCTTGTCTTCGGCGGCGACATCGATGGCTACAATTCCTACGCCCAGCGCGGCAATCTCGCCACCGTCGAGCACGTCGCCGAGGCCGGCGTCGCCCTGATCCCGTCTCTGACCCGCGTGCGCTACCTGCGCTCATGGGGTGGCGTCATGGACATGAGCATGGACGGCTCGCCGATCATCGACCGCACCCATATCGACAATCTCTATCTGAACGCCGGCTGGTGCTACGGCGGCTTCAAGGCCACACCCGCCTCCGGTTACTGCTACGCCCATCTGATCGCCCGCAACGAGCCGCATGAGACGGCGCGCGAGCTGCGCCTCGACCGTTTCCGGCGCGGCTATCAGCTCGACGAAAAGGGCGTCGGCGCCCAGCCGAACCTGCATTGA
- a CDS encoding class II glutamine amidotransferase — MCGIVGLFLKDKSLEPELGSLLSSMLVTMTDRGPDSAGIAIYGSANGNKAKITIQSANPAKDFAGLEQDLRRALDAPVSIEVKSTHAVIALAKDKLDEGRAAIASLRPDVRVMSSGDAIEIYKETGLPKDVVSRFGVASMSGTHGIGHTRMATESAVTTLGAHPFSTGSDQCLVHNGSLSNHNNLRRELVREGMTFETQNDTEVAAAYLTAEMAKGKDLGEALTGALDDLDGFFTFVVGTKSGFGVVRDPIACKPAVMAETDRYVAFGSEYRALVNLPGIEDARIWEPEPATVYFWDHEKAA; from the coding sequence ATGTGCGGAATTGTGGGTCTCTTCCTGAAGGATAAAAGCCTGGAGCCGGAACTCGGCTCGCTTCTCTCGTCCATGCTGGTGACGATGACGGACCGTGGCCCCGACAGCGCCGGCATCGCGATTTACGGCAGCGCGAACGGCAACAAAGCAAAAATCACCATCCAGTCCGCCAATCCGGCGAAGGACTTCGCCGGTCTCGAGCAGGATCTTCGGCGGGCGCTCGATGCACCGGTATCGATCGAGGTAAAGAGCACGCATGCCGTTATCGCGCTGGCGAAGGATAAGCTCGATGAGGGTCGCGCCGCGATCGCGTCGTTGCGGCCGGATGTTCGGGTGATGAGCAGCGGTGATGCCATCGAAATCTATAAAGAGACGGGCCTGCCGAAGGACGTCGTCTCCCGTTTCGGCGTCGCCTCCATGTCCGGAACGCATGGCATCGGTCATACCCGCATGGCGACCGAATCCGCCGTTACGACGCTCGGCGCCCATCCTTTCTCGACCGGCTCGGATCAATGCCTGGTCCACAACGGCTCGCTGTCGAACCACAACAATCTGCGTCGCGAACTGGTGCGCGAGGGCATGACCTTCGAGACCCAGAACGACACCGAGGTTGCCGCCGCCTATCTGACGGCCGAGATGGCCAAGGGCAAGGATCTGGGCGAGGCATTGACCGGCGCGCTGGACGATCTCGACGGTTTCTTCACCTTCGTCGTCGGCACCAAGTCCGGCTTCGGCGTCGTGCGCGATCCCATCGCCTGCAAGCCGGCCGTCATGGCCGAAACCGATCGATATGTTGCGTTCGGTTCCGAATATCGCGCGCTCGTCAACCTGCCCGGCATCGAGGATGCCCGTATCTGGGAGCCGGAGCCGGCCACCGTCTATTTCTGGGATCACGAAAAGGCTGCCTGA
- a CDS encoding GXGXG domain-containing protein, translating into MPVFDLSVTSLRDLNSALHGLAAGANDTAFEVVNPRGHHAVAVGIDAPVTVDVKGSVGYYCAGMNDGGNVTVHGSAGPGVAENMMSGTVVIEGDASQYAGATGQGGLLVIKGNAASRCGISMKGIDIVVHGNIGHMSAFMGQSGHLVVLGDAGDALGDSLYEAKLFVRGVVKSLGSDCIEKEMRPEHLEKLSELLDKAGVSGVKPEEFKRYGSARKLYNFNIDNADAY; encoded by the coding sequence ATGCCAGTTTTCGATCTTTCCGTCACGTCGCTGCGTGACCTCAATAGCGCTCTCCACGGCCTTGCGGCAGGCGCCAACGATACAGCCTTCGAAGTCGTCAATCCGCGTGGCCATCATGCGGTGGCCGTCGGTATCGATGCGCCCGTGACTGTCGATGTCAAAGGGTCTGTCGGCTATTATTGCGCCGGCATGAACGATGGCGGCAACGTCACCGTCCATGGCTCGGCTGGTCCTGGTGTTGCCGAGAACATGATGTCGGGCACCGTTGTCATCGAAGGCGATGCGAGCCAGTATGCGGGTGCGACCGGTCAAGGCGGTCTCCTGGTCATCAAGGGTAATGCCGCTTCGCGTTGCGGTATCTCGATGAAGGGCATCGATATCGTCGTGCATGGCAATATCGGCCACATGTCTGCCTTCATGGGGCAGTCGGGCCATCTGGTCGTGCTCGGTGATGCTGGCGATGCGCTGGGTGACAGCCTCTATGAAGCCAAGCTTTTCGTTCGCGGTGTAGTCAAGAGCCTCGGCTCGGACTGTATCGAAAAGGAGATGCGCCCGGAGCATCTCGAAAAGCTTTCCGAGCTTCTCGACAAGGCCGGCGTCAGCGGCGTCAAGCCGGAAGAGTTCAAGCGTTACGGATCGGCGCGCAAGCTCTATAATTTCAACATCGACAATGCCGACGCGTACTGA
- a CDS encoding FMN-binding glutamate synthase family protein: MSYHNPLTPPRKSATFDDHTLAEIRRAAATGIYDIRGAGTKRKVPHFDDLLFLGASISRYPLEGYREKCDTTVVLGSRFAKKPITLKTPITIAGMSFGALSGNAKEALGRGATLAGTSTTTGDGGMTNEERGHSQTLVYQYLPSRYGMNPKDLRRADAIEVVVGQGAKPGGGGMLLGQKISDRVAHMRNLPKGIDQRSACRHPDWTGPDDLEIKIMELREITDWEKPIYVKVGGARPYYDTALAVKAGADVVVLDGMQGGTAATQDVFIENVGMPTLACIRPAVQALQDLGMHRKVQLIISGGIRSGADVAKALALGADAVAIGTAALVAIGDNDPRWEEEYQKLGTTAGAYDDWHEGKDPAGITTQDPELAARLDPVAAGRRLANYLKVMTLEAQTIARACGKNHLHNLEPEDLCALTMEAAAMAQIPLAGTSWYPGKGGY, from the coding sequence ATGAGCTATCACAATCCTCTGACGCCGCCGCGCAAGTCCGCCACTTTCGACGACCATACGCTGGCCGAGATCCGCCGCGCGGCGGCAACCGGCATCTACGATATTCGCGGCGCCGGCACGAAGCGCAAGGTGCCGCATTTCGATGACCTTCTTTTCCTCGGTGCATCGATCTCGCGCTATCCGCTCGAAGGCTACCGCGAGAAGTGCGACACGACCGTGGTTCTCGGCAGCCGCTTCGCCAAGAAGCCTATTACGCTGAAGACCCCGATTACCATTGCCGGCATGAGCTTCGGCGCCCTTTCTGGCAATGCCAAGGAAGCGCTTGGTCGCGGCGCCACGCTTGCGGGCACATCGACCACGACCGGCGACGGCGGCATGACCAATGAGGAACGCGGCCATTCGCAGACCCTCGTCTATCAGTATCTTCCCTCGCGCTATGGCATGAACCCGAAGGATCTGCGGCGTGCGGATGCGATCGAAGTGGTGGTCGGCCAGGGCGCAAAGCCCGGCGGCGGCGGCATGCTGCTCGGCCAGAAGATTTCCGATCGCGTCGCCCATATGCGTAATCTGCCGAAGGGTATCGACCAGCGCTCGGCCTGCCGTCACCCGGATTGGACCGGTCCCGACGATCTTGAAATCAAGATCATGGAACTGCGCGAAATCACCGATTGGGAAAAGCCCATCTACGTCAAGGTCGGCGGCGCACGTCCCTATTACGACACGGCTTTGGCTGTAAAGGCCGGCGCCGATGTCGTCGTTCTCGACGGCATGCAGGGCGGTACGGCGGCCACCCAGGACGTCTTCATCGAAAATGTCGGCATGCCGACGCTCGCCTGCATTCGTCCAGCCGTTCAGGCGCTGCAGGATCTCGGCATGCACCGCAAGGTGCAATTGATCATCTCCGGCGGCATTCGCTCCGGCGCGGATGTGGCAAAGGCGTTGGCGCTTGGTGCCGATGCCGTCGCCATTGGTACGGCGGCGCTGGTCGCGATCGGCGACAACGATCCGCGCTGGGAAGAAGAGTACCAGAAGCTCGGCACCACCGCCGGCGCCTATGACGACTGGCACGAAGGCAAGGACCCGGCCGGTATCACTACGCAGGACCCTGAACTCGCCGCTCGGCTTGACCCGGTTGCAGCTGGCCGTCGTCTTGCCAACTACCTGAAGGTCATGACGCTCGAGGCCCAGACGATCGCGCGTGCCTGCGGCAAGAACCACCTCCACAATCTGGAGCCGGAAGACCTGTGTGCGCTGACGATGGAAGCCGCCGCCATGGCGCAAATCCCGCTTGCCGGCACGAGCTGGTATCCGGGCAAAGGGGGCTACTGA